The following DNA comes from Salvia splendens isolate huo1 chromosome 17, SspV2, whole genome shotgun sequence.
CTTTTCTTTTAGCTTACTACGTAGAGTTCGTAGCCAAGATCCACTCCAACTCCAATTCCAAGCTCTCTGGCTCCACACTTGGAGGGGGGGGGGAATCCTAGTTCCAGTTTTTCTAGTCTGTAATCATGGTTCCACCGCTCcgaggagcgaagaaacaatctttattttctattttagttttttaactTTCATGCTTTGAGAAGTTTTTGTGGTTTCGAACATCTTAGCTTGATAATCTCGTTGTTATTTCATTGTTGAAGTTGAATCTTGTCTTTTGGAGTTTTGAATCCAGTTTATTTTCTGAAGTTATGGAAGTTTTTGTTGGTGTTTCTGTTGGATCTTGTAATGTTCAGTTTTGGTTATGTTTCGTTGGATATTTTTTGCAATTGGTAGTTGTTTAGGACCTCTAGATCTAGCTCATGTTGATGTTTTTTGTTTGATCTCATGATGTTGCGTTCAGTTCATGCTTGTTGGATACTTTTCGCAATTGGTAGTGTTAGAATCTCTTAGATCTAGCTTGTTAACGTTTGATTTTTGTAGATCCATGTTAGTTAGTGTTTGATCTCATAGATCTTGTATGTTCTGTTTTGGAAATTGCATGATTATGGCTTATTGTTGTTTGTTCGTCGTTCTAGTTGGTCAGTTAGCGTAGATCCAGTAGTTCATAGCTTAAATTTCTCATTTACATCTTGTTCGAAGCATGCTCTGTTTCCTTCGTGTTCAATCATCAAATGTTCTGTTTCTGCTCAGTTCTTACTTGGTaatttgaagaagatgaagtaggTGGTAGTTAGAATTCAGATCTGAaaatgctttttgcttttgcttttacAGCTTTTCTGCCAAACCAATTAGTTTAGGAAATATGGTCTTCACTTCACTTTTACACTTTGTCTGCCTATTTTAGGAAAGTTCCAGCATGATCTTGTAGTTGCAGGTGCTCTTGATTGTTTAATCCTAGATTTAAATGTTTGTTTCAAGTTTAGTTGTCCATGCATGTGTCGTATGTAGCCTGTCTAGTTGACCAGTTAGGTAGAGCCAATACACCTTAGTCAAGTAGATTCTTAACCCACTATGTTGCGGGCAGCAACCAAAATCCTCCCAAAATGTCCTTAACACATGCTTTTCGCCTCCATCCTTGTGAGATTCGATCCTTACTTTCCTacactaattaatagtatttgtGGGTTAAGGCTTTGAAAGTAGCTTCGGATTGCGCATCCAACGGCACTGGATAGGTCCATCGAATCTGTCTGATCAGTTTGGTATAGTCGTCTGCTTGACCAGTCTGCGATCAATATATTCTATTATCATTTTCAGCACGTGATTTCAAGTAATTTCATTCTCGCAACTAATAAAAGTGAATTTAGAGTTTTCCAGATACAAGTTATtcaaaaaatgactcaactatgagggaacggagggagtatcaaactataaatatgtatataatgtaTAAATTTCATCATAATAAAGATCTAAATAAATTGGAATCTGGTATATTATTataccaattttaaaatttatgttcaattcataaaataattaataattaattttttttgcattgaGAGGCTaatattctttctttttttggtcTGACCACATGTGTTTCGAACCGGATTAATCCTGCTCGACCGGGTGTGtagattaaggccgaaagtctccaGCGGATGGTGGAGTTTGAACCCGTGTCCTCAAGGTCACCACAGCTCCGCACTGCCAGAGGCCAATATTCTTTGAACTAAATACTACTTTAGTTTTCAAATTCATAATGAAACATATAGATACCACGAAATTCCAATATAAATTCATAATGGAGCGGTGGGAGTATAAATTCATTTGACGACGCAGTGCAATAAAAAGAAATGAGCATTTCATGCCTCTACATTTTCGATTCACGAACTCATTTCCACTACAATATTGTTCTCCATTTCAGCCAATAAAACACCACAAAAACCTCGTTCATACTCTTCTCGCCCGCCCatcaacacattactcttatttccaacaaaatctctctctcactcacacacacaagcACCCTATATATAAATTCAGACGTCCAACCCTACATCATGCAAACCATTACTTTTCAGTATGGCTAACAACATCATCTCTTTGATAGATGAAGATGTAGTGAAACAAGAGGCAATTTCACTCTTCTCACCACGCAATCCGACCCCAATTGAGACGATCTTCCTATCGAATATCGACCAGGCAGTAACTTTTCCAGTGGAAACCGTCTTCTTCTATGAAACTCCGCCATGTTCATCCACTGCTGGAGTTGCTGAAATGGTGAGAAAAGCTGTGGAGAATGTGTTGCTCATCCCATACTATTTCATGGCCGGGAGGCTGAGCTTCAACGACGAGAGCAAGAGGCTAGAAATCGTCTGCAACAACGCGGGAGTCTTGTTTGTGAGCGCAGAATCAAGATTCTCTCTCGAGGATCTTGGCGACCTCTCTCATCCCAACCCAACCTTCCATCGCTTCGTTCATCGACCTGGCCTTTATAAAAGCCTACCGGAAACTGCAATTTTCACTGCTCAGGCAAGCTTAATTCACTTTCACTTCATTATAAATCGACTATACATGGAGATCCACTGGTagtgttattttaatttagagtagtactccctccgtcccttaagttttgtcacatttttttcatttttgttcgttcccacaaaatttgtctcattacacttttcaccattttttatagtggactaactcattccaactcatattttattataaaactataaaaaaataggacccactctccactaactttttcaactcactttccattatatttcttaaaacccgtgtccggtcaaagtaTGACAAAATTTATGGGGCGGAGgaagtagtactatttttctcTTTACAAAATAAGTAATAAACTTTTGAAAATGTCCAATTTAAAAATTTCGAAAGATTTTCAGTCTGAATCACACATGAAACAATGTCGTTTGATACCCTAATTCTTGAATTCAACATTGAATAATGTGTCTAATAGGATAAGATATGCCTTGTAGAACTGTTAGGTTTAAAGAATAACCCGTCGTGGGATTAATCTTAATGTTTGTGATTACtaaagtttgtggaaaatatcaaaattcggcCAAAGTTTACAATTATTTACACTTGGATATTACAATAATTGTAATATCCGAGTGTAAATAATGATACATTTTGGTTTTGGAGCGCAGGTGACAAAATTTGCATGCGGTGGATTCGCACTAGGGTTTGTCACAAACCACGCAATTCTGGATGGGAAATCAGCGAGCCAAATGTTCCAAGATCTTGGCTCAATCTGcagaggagatgcagaagaaataagaaagaaatCAATCAACAACGAGCGCAGTTGCATCAAATCAAGAACACCACCCCAAATCGATTTCCCACACAAGGAATACATCCAGCTCGGCAAAACATCATCTCTAGCTTCATCTTTCACCTCCCAAGCGCGTAACTCGCCATCTCCATTAATATTCTCCGACAAGTACACCCACCGAGTGCTGCGCTTCACCTCCGAGATGCTCAAGCTGCTCAAGGACAAGGCTGGGATCAAGTGCTCGACGTTCGAGGCCATCGTGGCCCACATATGGCGGGCGAGGACTAGGGCTTACTTCAACGACGGTGATCGGGATCGGGAATCGATGGTCCTCTTCGCGGTGGATGTGAGGGAGAGGGCGTCGCCGCCGCTGCCTGGGAGTTTCGCGGGGAACGCGGTGATCACGGCGTTTGCAAGCGCGAGGGTGAGGGATTTGGTGGGGAGACCGGCGTGGTTCGGGGTGGAGATGGTGAGGAGAGGGAGGGAGAGGGTGACGCCGGAGTATATAAGGTCGGTGATCGACTGGCTGGAGGTGTATAAAGGGATTCCGGCGACGGGGGGCGGTGGATTCTATGTGTCGGCGTGGTGGAAGCTGCCGTTTGGGGAGGTGGATATAGGGTTTGGGAGGCCGAAGCATGCGGGGCCGGTTGTGAGTGGGAATGATGAGTTTGTGGTGCTGTTGGGACAAGGACAAGATGGTCAAGGGATTAATGTGTGGATTGGGTTGGACAAGGACAAGATGGACACCTTTCTCTCATGTGTTTATCAGATTTAGTTTATGAATCTATCGTTTTAGTAAACTTATTAAATAATGTGCCCTTTAACATAGATTCCTAATGCTACAAATCTAGAGTATTTTATATTTCATGATCAAACAAATTCAACTCTGTGGGAACTTCCCCATCTTCTTTGATCAACTGTGAATAATTTATGCAGGTCGTCTGTGATGCTAAAAAAGCAATGTCTTCTGTTCAAGTATAGTACGGGGAAATGGGTATTTTCATATGTTACAATTTTCATTGTATGGTACTTCCTAGTCCCGGCCTAAGtgagacattttttttttggtatgtcTCAATCTAAGTGAAACGTTTCTTCTTTGGGCAATAGTTAACTCagtctttttatctctcttactttttcatccctcctactttattcttcttttctctttcttattttattttcacttttactttattatctctttctctttctctttcttactttattctttctcttactttattattaataatttaatcaaCTAAACACCACTATTTAAATTCCTGTGCCAAAATAGAAACGTTTCAATTACGCTGAGACAAAGTGATATAGTGTTAGCTTTtatatatactctctctgtcccattagaaatgaaacgttttcttttttgggttgttctattaaaaataaaacgtttcttaaaatagaaactacatcatctctatttttcatctctcttactttatgcTCTCAATAACTTACAAAACAACAATATATAAAATGCTgtatcaaaaaataaattttttatttctaatgaGACCAATGAAATATATGATTTGTCTTTTGAATAAGAGATATTGATCGTATAATAAACTTTAGCAAAAGTTTAGTATTTCTACACTTTTAGTCATAAAAATCATCAAACTTAGATTATTGTGCAATTTTCCCACAATGTCATTTTCTTGGTCAAATCAAGAACGGTGTGCCAAATCTAAGCTTACGTGACAATCCAACAAATTCATGCGCATGATTAAGGAAATGACATggctttctttcttcttcattttaAGTAAGACATATCTGGGAAAGAAATCAATGAGATTTGTAATTGATTATGTGAATAATTTACCGTATATTAGGCTAGCAAATTAGTGTAAATCTTTACCTTAATTATTGTATTCTTAAGCCTATTTAAAGGCGTGTAAACATTGGAGAACATAAGTTGAATGAGAATGATAAttcaacatggcatcagagTAAGGCTCAGAAAATCATCATAGCCCCAAACAAATACAGTTCTCAGCTATTAAACCATGGCAGGCGACGAGATCAAACCAAGAACCACAGACGACTCCAAGTTGAAAGTGAGCAAGAGTGTTACCGTTGCAGTCAGGCTCAACGGAACGAATTATCCGCTATGGGCCCGACTAATGAAAATCCAGATCGGAAGTAGAAGGGTGTTCAAACACATCACTGGCAAACCACCACCCACAAAAACAGAGGCGGCCGAATACACCGACTGGGAGGAAACAGACTTAATCGTTTTCTCATGGATATTAGATAACATCAAACCTAATATCATGATCGACATCTCCCATCATCAAACTGCCTAAGCTTTGTGGGAAAGCTTGGCCGTGACTTTCGAAAGCTCCTCCGATCCCTACCTGCTGTACAACCTAGAGGAGAAAACAGGACAAATCACAGAAGGAGAACAAGATATCGAAACATATTGGCGACACTTACACACTTACACGAGACATGGATTGATGTGGATCGATGCCAACATCAACCCGTCGACTCTGCGACAAGGGAATCGGGCAGTTCCGACGGTATATCGGAACGCGATGATTGTTCAAGTTCCTAACCGGCCTCCACCCATGATACGACCCTGTCAAGCGGGACATACTCAAGGAGACTCCTTGGCTTTCAGCGTAGGTCGCATACGACTCGATCAAGAGGGAAGCCGCTCGGCTCAAAACGACCACCGATCCAACCAGCGGAACCAACGATTCCACTTCATCATCGGGCAGGAACGGTCTTGATTTTGCAGCCCAAAACCAGCAACGGACGATAACTCCGCCTCAACGCCCCGGAGCGCCAGCCACTACCCACCGCCGCCCATTCAAACAAGACAAATCGAACCTCTGGTGTTCCCATTGTGGAAAACAGAAACATACAAAGGATTCGTGCCTCCTTCTCGTCGGATTCCCTGAATGGTGGGACGACAAAGGGTAGCGGTCGGAGAAGCGGCATTCGCCGAGTTTCAGAGAGGAGGCGGCAGGAGTCATGGAGGCGGTGGAAATCTTGGAGGTACAAGATTAGGGTTAAAAAACACTAATCCTATTTTTAAAAGTTCAATTGAGTCCCACATTTCTGGAAAAATTGTACTTTTTACCCATGCATTACCTACATGTCCCTCGAAGTATGTGAAATTACGTTTTGTACCCCATGCTGGAAATAACGTGCAATTAAGTCCTGTAGATGTAAGATGTGCGAAAAATGATCCCAAGAttgtaaaaaaatcatttttaagcCCCAATTACTTTGTACCCTTGGAAAATGTTCATATTGCATGTATGACCCAGAATGTGCAGCACAATGTTGAAAGTGGGtagattttttattgtggggccACATATATTATGACGTATGATAGGAaggatttttcaaattttagtgAGGCTACTAAAAGTCAAATACAGACTACCGTTGGAGAATTGACCTCCGTAAATGGAAGTGGAACTATTGAAATTTCCCCAAATTTGAAACTGTCGAACTGTCCTTATGTACCCAAATTGTCTCACAAATTAATGTttattagtcatgtgactaaggaGCTAAATTGTACTCTATTGATGCACCCAAATTTCTgtgacgaggaggataattggacttggcactgagcgtcaaggcctctattacgtggatgagatagctcaccaaggtggcaccgcgatgcttgctcatGGATCTGCTAACagagaagcttggttgtggcaccgaaGAATGGGTCATCCCTCTGCGGGTTATTTTAAATTGCTTTTTCCCAAAATTTTCCCATTTTAAAGACATTTCCTGTGAGTCCTGTGTTTTGGCTAAAAATAATAGACAGTCTTTTAAATCCATTGATACGCGTGTATTTTTTCTCTCgttcatgctgatgtgtggggccctgctcctattactggtgatcatggttttaagtATTTTTTCTATTCGTTGATGACTGCACTAGGATGACTTGGGCATATTTTTTGAGAAATAAATCTGATGTGTTTGAGAAGTTTGTCATCTTTTTTAGAATGATACAAACGCAGTTTCACAAAACTATCTCTTTCCTTGGGTCTAATAATGGTAGAGAATTTGTTAATGGGAATAtggcaaaaaaaattaaaacacaagGGTTGGTTCATCAAGCAACTTGTCCCTACACAccttgttagagtttgtatactagaaatcaccttgcTAGTGATTGAATACGgtaaaactctatatgttattttccaaaggaatgaaacagattatttttgtcataatgttgttatgttttacatttaatggttgtttattgcatatttaaatatataagcaacgtaacaaagtctaagttttgttttagtagaccggttgtgagcgtcgtccactttaaggtaacacggtcagttctaaacaaagaaaaataagaatttcacaacctagataggcctagactacctatcgtgaaaggttgcaatgtcagtccgcatatttctaagccttactgaaataagatgacattggtgtggtatagcactgaattggatctaacagcaagacgagtctttatgctatctactgaaagacgagatcattgagcatacggtattgattatgcactactttgacttaccaaaaggtgccggtttttcgcaacccaagattcctggtatattgggtagtggtgattaatatctagcggtgctaggattgctattatattgaatcgtgcgcgaggcgagtctcgtttgataatgtccacaagaggagttcgaaacaaggttttattattaagaacctagctagttggagtttgattattctatgaataataaataagtgtttcttgctaagtccactcttggagataataatatgttaattaattaagtccatagcagacattgattaattaatgaacgtttctatcttaagcacgggaaatgaacgacaaacaaatggaaacccggaatacttgtaatttcggatttggataggcagtgcaatattacttctgtagtggctgctcgtaatattccaatataagcttatattaaattgtgggttcaatttaatttgtaagaagctaattgggggaggcaaTATCTAAATTTttccatagatctctgactgggcccaatatatgacttaatataaagaggagaataaaggagacagaaaatagacttaattttatctaaaattttcgtcccccctatATACTGTAGAGGACGAAAATTTTCTcctcagctctcctccgtgagatagaatttctgtcttctttatttaagtcctagtattctgttgagatcagcccacactgatatcagattacaatccgggaaccagtcagaagatccatggtttagtactcaagatcttcacgtggagaagacgctagccatcttcgattcttcagtgaatcaaAGAAGGTAAATTAGCTAACTCCgcagcaagcatgttttagggactgtttgtgctaaagcatgtttaaattcaagttatgagcatgatacatgtgaaaattacgcgaatagaatttgtctaaataatctgctaaatagatcagaatttcATGTGATCCGtgagaacgcacgcttccgctgccaaccccttcacacctgaacagaatggggtagctgaAAGGAAAAATCAAATTCTTCTTGAAATAACTCGGGCCTTATTTTCTGACTTAAACGTCCTAAAGTTTCTCTGGCCTGAAGTAGTAGCTACCTCGGTTTATCTTGTTAACCTTCTCCTTACAAAAATTCTCGACAGGTAAACACCCCTTCAAGTACTTCTAAATTGGCAAAAGTTCCTGAACCTCTCACCCTTCCGCTTAAAATCTTTGGGCGTTCTGTCTATGTGCATATTCCAAAATATGAGACAACCAAATTTTCTGCATATGCTGTAAAATGTGTTTTTCTTGGGTATGAAATTAATCAGAAAGGATATCGGTGTTATGATCCATCTTCTAGGAAGATAATTACTACTATGAACTGTAACTTCCTTGAGAGTGTATATTTTTATCACGACCAACTTCGGGGTCAGGAGGAGTAGTAGCCTGAGGGATGTGAGTATAGGTGGACCCCAAAGCTGGTCGGCACCTCAGCCAAGTAACTCCAATGTggaaccaacagaacaagctagtGCCACCGCCGAGCAGGTCACATCCACTTTAGAACCTCCTTAGTCAACCACGTTTCAGTCTAATTCTCCTCCAGTGATATTTGAGGTAAATCCTAGACCCGATCTTGAGAGTACAGTTACTATCTGGTGTAGATGAGATCACCGCAATTGATGGTGACACTGGCCGGTATATTCTTTCTCCACGGAGCACTCGTGGAATTCCACCCAAGAGATACAATGGCAAACCTTGCCAAAGCCAACCTTACAGAAATGGCTAGAGCATCCACAGACTGCTGAGGAAGCAAGGAAAATAGCACATTGGAGGAATGCGATTGGAAGGAATTGGGAAGAGATGAAAacgcgattagaatgcggatcaagttatatggaatgataaccgatcagttagcaaatgtcgttgtcacttaatcaatgcagtcttgctctcgctctttcttccttaccaaagtaatttgtaaactcccaattttaaaaacctttaacagtaaagcggcaagttcggggtcgatcccacagagaagttggtgtgttgaGTGTATGAGTAGTGAACTGGGGGggttggttgctgccacgctttaacttgggagcttttaactactgtttttactctaggcagaattaaactagctagcttgatcaacggaaatttaactactgggtcaagtaaattgcaggtaacagcggaaagtaaatgcgaggatgaaaacgaaataactttgattaactAAACTGAGAGAAatacagcgtgaaattaaaactaagctaatacttcggaaaataagaaagcaagtaaaaccgagaagaatcttggcgggtaatttaggaatacgccATCAGAAAACAAGTATTCTACAACGCTTCTTTAATCTCCctttctaactacgcattactttatctaagctaagctattctagagaactagactaagctaaactagacgaaaagtaaaggatcggattcccttcttgtgatggcacaccctctatttataagctcgattcggcctccagctggataacaatcctgacagggaatattcgctggtgctgagaatgagcgactcattaaTTGCTACGtgtctttcttctagaatgacgacgcttttgagtaacagattcatgactcaggtTCGTCCTTGTGTCTtataagctagcacgtgtccccttctagaacgttgtccttgataacagaatggtgcgccacatccagctcatttcttCACGTGTTCTTCTTGTAGAAGCTtgtggtccccgcctaactgcttgatcactccccttgatcaactcccccgattcttggccttttatcgccttttgtactttcttgatcagtttggccttgctgcattggtcaagtggcattcctgctcatttaacacttattttgcgcgataaactgattaagcagcgtacattttacccttaaaccgatgcatgaaatgagccttatcaaactgctcacgcttaaaacatacttgtcctcaagtataaagaaaaaaaaagaaaagaaaaaagataaggcaaatttcaggcatggtttacttatttcacaggtaaaagaaaaaaatgaaaacaagacTTCAAGAtaaaaaacacgtattcacatgtatgcattagaccgaataattttccaacaatcatacccgaggtcgaggtcaatccatttgccagtagcttgtgttccttctctttcgcttttgcttgatcaaggtgtcagcttgtcaagattgctcaattaaaaaaccacaattgGATTCACttagtcactcatttctcaccagagatgttaggacttaTTCACTCGGTGTttccataaatttaatactttgaatcgggctgcacaagatagttccttaaggtctttgttttgggttaTAACGGGGCTTAAAggtagtaacgtattagggtagggtcctaggggttctaagtttaaaatgaaatttgtaaattaaaaagaaaaatcacatgagtcaaaaagctaaagatttgactaaactcgctggatCAGATTTTGGgtatttatttcttcctctgcttgatgctccttcttggtcaaattttgacctttagccttataacttcCGGCTTATTTCCTGACTattgattttctgggtcaggttacaactatttcctgccctcTTTTTCTTAAACccttttcttcatttctttttatatgatcaactcgattgtctaacttgatcaacccggctaccctttatttCGACCATTCTATCGCcatccccttttgtttcccttgaaaaaattcatctctttgaccctatttcctcatgtgatatgaaactttaaatttggttttaaggtttcaaggaatgggtaagagtgtatgggctcaacgttgttaactaaggggtgccttgattagtgaggtgggtttgtggaacgaaggaagaaaatggctcaaaaggctaagtcctagtgcctttagtccttactactgtTAGGAttgtatactgaaaagcatatttcgagcatgttgcacggatagaattgcttgtatacaataaactctacaatccacttttaatccaaggcgagaagaattaattttatcgcattggtgtttgcttattcatttattagatgtttctcaaacatttaaatgtataaaaagcaaataagtctaattcttcttcATAGTAGACTGGTCATGAACGACGTTCatagaaggtgacgcagtcggtcctttgtagaagagaaatagaatttcacaacctagatagtctttgactacctatcctgaaaggttgcagtgtcagtccgcatgtttccttaccttaggaaataaatgacactggtgtggtatagcactgaaggatctaacagttgagataagtctttcttgctatttactgaaagactaggtctcggtgattgttatttcttaatcattgttgatataacattgagcatacgatattgattatgcactactttgatttatcaaatggtgcgaatttttcgcaatccaagaatcctgatatcttgggtagtggtgattaatgtctagaggtgctagtattgttattgcaatgaatcgtgtactgggtgagtccagtttgataatatcctcaagaggtgttcgaaaaaggttttattattcagaaacccggccgattggaatttattccagaataataaataaagattttgaactagacaactcttggaaaaaagatattaattaattatagtcaaatagcagacttaaattaattaatggatatttatatcttaaacacgggaaataataaattaaagaggtaaagcccagattacttgtaatttgggattggacgggcagtcaatattattatactatagtggatgataataatattctattggacttgtattaaattggggctcaatttaattagtagaagtccaacaggtttggcccaagtccaacctccatggatccctaatctagcccatcataactctttataaaaggagattagaaaggagattaaatgagatttttatcattaattttcgtgctcccctgtgggagtggacgaaaaattggtttttgagaaaactgatattctgtcttctttctaattaagcccttttcgattctgataagctttgcccacccaaaggtcagattctgagttcgggatacagattagaagattcgtggttgagtacgaagaacatcacgtggagaaggcgcaagcaatcgtcgattctttggagaatcagatcggtaattctaaaccgtaggaattcatgttttaggttttaattccttttacatgaattatgtgcgttctttgatgcaattctgtgtttaacatgtagttaattaatcccataattggtcaaatagatctgtagatctgatttatttgtgaatgcatgacttccgctgtgcaaggggctccaaaccccagcaactacttgtgcaattgtcatctcaatattaaaagtcagcctctcgtaaagtttccttttgtaaaaataatagaaagtgttctacttttggcttataactcacatatagagaggcttcacagttggtttagaaattgagcgtttccatcatacttgcgtcgttcaaattgatcaagtttttgcaatcaagtttttacatgtgagcatactgaatcctttttctaactcttccaaaaagtaatcaagtcttccaatTATCCAacttcatgcatattgcctattttattactaactggaatttgttatttttgttaaaatttttagcatgtatgattctactgtaactaacccgtcccccctccccactgcatatgaactcgtcctcgagggactggatgcagtggaaaaaagggttaggcacaggcaacgGCACAACAGCAAataagggaaacttctcacacttagaccagatactgggctaagtgtaa
Coding sequences within:
- the LOC121773830 gene encoding omega-hydroxypalmitate O-feruloyl transferase-like, which produces MANNIISLIDEDVVKQEAISLFSPRNPTPIETIFLSNIDQAVTFPVETVFFYETPPCSSTAGVAEMVRKAVENVLLIPYYFMAGRLSFNDESKRLEIVCNNAGVLFVSAESRFSLEDLGDLSHPNPTFHRFVHRPGLYKSLPETAIFTAQVTKFACGGFALGFVTNHAILDGKSASQMFQDLGSICRGDAEEIRKKSINNERSCIKSRTPPQIDFPHKEYIQLGKTSSLASSFTSQARNSPSPLIFSDKYTHRVLRFTSEMLKLLKDKAGIKCSTFEAIVAHIWRARTRAYFNDGDRDRESMVLFAVDVRERASPPLPGSFAGNAVITAFASARVRDLVGRPAWFGVEMVRRGRERVTPEYIRSVIDWLEVYKGIPATGGGGFYVSAWWKLPFGEVDIGFGRPKHAGPVVSGNDEFVVLLGQGQDGQGINVWIGLDKDKMDTFLSCVYQI